Proteins encoded within one genomic window of Patescibacteria group bacterium:
- a CDS encoding DUF378 domain-containing protein, which yields MNKLKTLDWIALILAIIGGLNWGLVGLFDLDLVALIFGAMSVLARIVYIIVGLAAIYLAIVSPKLVRK from the coding sequence ATGAACAAATTAAAAACTTTAGACTGGATTGCCTTGATTTTGGCGATCATCGGCGGTCTAAACTGGGGATTAGTCGGACTGTTCGACCTAGACCTGGTCGCTCTTATCTTTGGCGCCATGTCAGTACTCGCCCGTATCGTTTACATCATCGTCGGACTAGCAGCCATTTATTTGGCAATCGTTTCCCCAAAATTGGTCAGAAAATAA
- a CDS encoding sigma-70 family RNA polymerase sigma factor, with protein sequence MDNSNDKNLVIQYLGGAEKSLDVLVKEYMGPIYGFIYQYVGNHHDAEDVAQEVFLRVWKNIRKFDLEKSFKTWIFSIAKNAAIDFLRKKKNINFSAFDDEDGDNYLEKTLVDPEPLADEIFDRADLADVVNRSFDDLSAKQRVVLSLYYQQQFTFAEISEMLGESVNTVKSRHHRALAVLRKKFS encoded by the coding sequence ATGGATAATAGCAATGATAAAAATTTAGTAATTCAGTATTTAGGCGGTGCCGAAAAATCGCTTGACGTTTTGGTTAAAGAGTATATGGGACCGATTTATGGTTTTATTTATCAATATGTCGGGAATCATCATGATGCCGAGGATGTAGCCCAAGAAGTGTTTTTGCGTGTCTGGAAAAATATCAGAAAGTTTGACTTGGAAAAAAGTTTTAAAACTTGGATTTTTAGTATTGCCAAAAACGCGGCAATTGATTTTTTGCGCAAGAAAAAAAATATCAATTTTTCGGCTTTCGATGACGAAGATGGCGATAATTATCTGGAAAAAACCTTGGTTGATCCTGAGCCGTTAGCCGATGAAATTTTTGATAGAGCCGATCTCGCCGACGTGGTTAACAGATCTTTTGACGACTTATCTGCCAAGCAGCGCGTTGTTTTGTCGCTTTATTATCAGCAACAGTTTACCTTTGCCGAAATATCAGAAATGCTTGGCGAATCAGTTAACACGGTAAAAAGTCGGCACCATCGCGCTTTAGCTGTTTTGCGCAAGAAATTTTCTTAA